The Corynebacterium auriscanis genome includes the window ATACGCGGAGATCGACATTTGGGTGACCGCGAAAAAGTAGAACCAAGGCGCCCTAGGGCGACATGATCAGCAACGCTGCCACGTAGCCCAAAAGAGCGGCCACGATGCTGGCGGCGGTCATCACCACCAGTTGTCGCATGCCCACCCAGCGCGAGGGTCCAGAGGTTGGGTGATTGAGGTTCGGCGTGGCGTCGATTAAAGAGCGAAAGCGCGGGGGCAGCGCCTCGACTATCGCAGTTGAGAAAGTAGTGAACCCACCGCAGAAGCCCGTGCCCCAAAAGGTGATCAGCAAAGCGACGGTTGAGTTGTAGCTACTGGCTTTGGGTAGCGATTCACCCTGACTGGCCAAGGGAGTCATGCCCGTGAAAACGTAAGTCGCACCCAGAAGCAGCCCGAGGGCCGCACTGCCTGCCACGTTGATCACCGTGAGGCTGGTGAGGGGCGACATCCCCACGCGGGAGGACTTCAGTCTGCGATCCACCGCAAAACGAGTGATTGCGCCCAAGCCACCGCCGATCATCACGGCGAAAATTTCCAACAGAGAGTTCATGAGCGCTGCCCGTCGGTGCCGGCCTCGGCCTCGGTCTCGGGTGAGGGTGCGGGTGAGGGTGCCTGCGGTGCTGTGCTGGTGTGCGTGGCTTGTGGCGCCTGGCTGGCCTGCGTGCCCTGCGGCACCTGGTGCACCACCTGCGTGCCACGAATACCCGCGCCCCACACGCGCCCCGCTAGCGCAGCGATCACCCCGACCAACAAGCTGGCGATGCAGTAGCAAAACCCGCCTGCGACCTCCGCAAACGTGGGTATGGCGGTCAAACCAGCGCGCAGCTGCGCAGAGCTCGCTTCTAGTCCAGCGGCCACCGAAGCCAACGCGCTGAAGGAAGTAAACGCCCCCAGCGCACCGGTTCCCCACAGCACGCGCGCCTTGGAGTTCCCATTCGGGTACATACTCACCAGCGCACCGAGCATCCCGGCCCCTACGGCATTGCACAGCATGAGCGACAGCCCTGGCAGCCCCCAGATGTCCCATAGATAG containing:
- a CDS encoding fluoride efflux transporter FluC — protein: MTSPSVATQPTLPRQYLWVFAGGMVGTFARWVLSTALPRVSLAPSSGNYLWDIWGLPGLSLMLCNAVGAGMLGALVSMYPNGNSKARVLWGTGALGAFTSFSALASVAAGLEASSAQLRAGLTAIPTFAEVAGGFCYCIASLLVGVIAALAGRVWGAGIRGTQVVHQVPQGTQASQAPQATHTSTAPQAPSPAPSPETEAEAGTDGQRS
- a CDS encoding fluoride efflux transporter FluC; the encoded protein is MNSLLEIFAVMIGGGLGAITRFAVDRRLKSSRVGMSPLTSLTVINVAGSAALGLLLGATYVFTGMTPLASQGESLPKASSYNSTVALLITFWGTGFCGGFTTFSTAIVEALPPRFRSLIDATPNLNHPTSGPSRWVGMRQLVVMTAASIVAALLGYVAALLIMSP